One genomic segment of Pandoraea thiooxydans includes these proteins:
- the ttcA gene encoding tRNA 2-thiocytidine(32) synthetase TtcA, with product MSAVMHDPASAPDTKAAQKLAFENNKLEKRLARLVGKAIGDYNMIEDGDKVMVCLSGGKDSYALLDILLKLRERAPIHFDLVAVNLDQKQPGFPAHVLPDYLSGLGVPFHIETQDTYSIVKRLVPEGKTTCSLCSRLRRGILYRVAGELGATRIALGHHRDDILETLFLNMFYGGKFKGMPPKLQSDDGRHIVIRPLAYVKERDLEHYAEFKAFPIIPCNLCGSQPNLKRAEMKAMIRDWERRFPGRIESIFNALGNVVPSHLMDPQLHDFKGLRATGRADPNGDIAFDEAPDEACGATGTSETAVTFVHFDD from the coding sequence ATGAGCGCGGTCATGCATGACCCGGCGAGCGCGCCGGACACCAAGGCGGCGCAAAAGCTCGCCTTCGAGAACAACAAGCTCGAGAAGCGGCTGGCGCGCCTGGTCGGCAAGGCGATCGGCGACTACAACATGATCGAAGACGGCGACAAGGTCATGGTATGCCTGTCCGGCGGCAAGGACAGCTATGCGCTGCTCGACATCCTGCTCAAGCTGCGCGAGCGCGCGCCGATCCACTTCGATCTGGTGGCCGTCAATCTCGACCAGAAGCAGCCTGGCTTTCCCGCGCACGTACTGCCCGATTACCTGAGCGGCCTGGGCGTGCCGTTTCACATCGAAACGCAGGATACCTACAGCATCGTCAAGCGCCTGGTGCCCGAGGGCAAGACCACCTGCTCGCTGTGCTCGCGGCTGCGGCGCGGCATTCTGTACCGTGTGGCGGGCGAGCTCGGCGCGACCAGGATCGCGCTGGGCCACCACCGCGACGACATCCTCGAGACGCTGTTCCTGAACATGTTCTACGGCGGCAAATTCAAGGGCATGCCGCCCAAGCTGCAATCGGACGATGGCCGCCACATCGTGATTCGCCCGCTGGCCTACGTGAAGGAGCGCGATCTGGAGCACTACGCGGAGTTCAAGGCGTTCCCGATCATCCCGTGCAACCTGTGCGGCAGCCAGCCCAATCTCAAGCGCGCCGAAATGAAGGCGATGATCCGCGACTGGGAGCGCAGGTTCCCCGGGCGCATCGAGTCGATCTTCAACGCGCTGGGCAATGTCGTGCCGTCGCACCTGATGGATCCGCAGTTGCATGACTTCAAAGGGCTGCGCGCCACCGGCCGCGCCGACCCGAACGGCGACATTGCATTCGATGAAGCGCCCGACGAGGCGTGTGGCGCCACAGGGACGTCAGAAACTGCGGTTACATTTGTTCACTTCGACGACTGA
- a CDS encoding dihydroneopterin aldolase — MYSALFHSRLADCRRMFLRDYEVNINIGVHEFEKRGEQRVLINVELFVPLAQSTPQQDKLDEVVDYDFMRETIANRVAQGHIHLQETLCDDVAKIMLAHPRVRAVRVSTEKPDVYPDCESVGIEVFLIKDA; from the coding sequence ATGTATAGCGCCCTGTTTCACTCCCGCCTCGCCGATTGCCGCCGCATGTTTTTGCGCGACTATGAGGTGAACATCAATATCGGCGTGCACGAGTTCGAAAAACGCGGCGAGCAGCGCGTGCTGATCAACGTCGAATTGTTCGTTCCGCTGGCGCAATCGACGCCGCAGCAGGACAAGCTCGACGAAGTCGTCGATTACGACTTCATGCGCGAGACCATCGCCAACCGCGTCGCCCAGGGCCATATCCACCTGCAGGAAACGCTGTGCGACGACGTCGCCAAAATCATGCTGGCGCACCCCCGCGTGCGCGCGGTACGGGTCTCGACCGAAAAGCCCGATGTGTATCCGGATTGCGAATCGGTCGGCATTGAAGTGTTTCTCATCAAGGATGCCTGA
- a CDS encoding SDR family oxidoreductase, whose protein sequence is MTDSSSPLTPLPAELAQAGAGPRIALVTGAARRIGRSIALALARGGWDIAVHCGASLDEARAVAGEIEALGRRAAVLPADLADEAAAAGLIERCRQALGLPDCVVNNASLFAYDTPETFGYAALARHAAINTGAPLVLARELHRALPDDGRAVIINLLDQKLVNMNPDYLSYTLSKAALQAATVALAQAFAPKLRVVGVAPGITLVSGSQSAENFAVAHRQTPLGRSSTPDDIAQAVAYLAQAPAVTGTVLMVDGGQHLQPSLRDVMFAIESP, encoded by the coding sequence ATGACTGATTCTTCTTCCCCCCTGACCCCCTTGCCGGCCGAGCTGGCGCAAGCCGGTGCCGGGCCGCGCATCGCCCTGGTGACGGGCGCGGCGCGGCGCATCGGGCGCAGCATCGCGCTCGCCCTGGCGCGTGGCGGCTGGGACATCGCCGTGCATTGCGGCGCCTCGCTGGACGAGGCGAGGGCGGTGGCCGGCGAGATCGAGGCGCTGGGGCGCCGCGCCGCGGTGCTGCCCGCCGATCTGGCCGACGAGGCCGCCGCCGCCGGCCTGATCGAGCGCTGCCGGCAGGCGCTGGGGCTGCCCGATTGCGTGGTCAACAACGCCTCGCTGTTCGCCTATGACACACCCGAGACCTTCGGCTACGCGGCACTGGCGCGGCATGCCGCGATCAACACCGGCGCCCCGCTGGTGCTGGCCCGCGAACTGCACCGGGCGCTGCCTGACGACGGCCGCGCGGTGATCATCAACCTGCTCGACCAGAAACTGGTCAACATGAATCCCGACTATCTGTCGTACACCCTGTCGAAAGCCGCCCTGCAGGCCGCGACGGTAGCGCTGGCCCAGGCCTTCGCGCCGAAGCTGCGGGTGGTGGGGGTGGCGCCGGGCATCACGCTGGTCTCGGGCAGCCAGAGCGCCGAGAACTTCGCCGTGGCTCACCGGCAAACGCCGCTGGGCCGCTCTTCCACGCCGGACGACATCGCCCAGGCGGTGGCTTATCTGGCACAGGCGCCGGCCGTGACCGGCACGGTGCTGATGGTCGACGGCGGCCAGCACCTGCAACCCTCGCTGCGCGACGTGATGTTCGCGATCGAATCCCCATAA
- a CDS encoding class I SAM-dependent methyltransferase, with the protein MNQAAPKPPSLPVPEPVALEHSRQLSRHIASAIAAAHGWVPFDRYMALALYAPGLGYYSAGAAKFGKLASDGSDFVTAPELTPLFARTLARQAAEVFEASGAAHILEFGAGSGRLAADLLLELEALGRPCAQYAILELSGELRERQRATLSAAAPHLVDRVIWLDALPAAFSGLMIGNEVLDAMPVRLHVRRDGQWLERGVTVRDGSFAFVDQAGATPAALRDLAPDDGYVTESHEAAQAFVRSVAPVLARGALLLIDYGFPAREYYHPQRAQGTLMCHYRHHAHDDPFYYPGLQDITAHVEFTGIAEAGIEAGLELLGFTSQARFLLNGGLLDLVGTLDATDPLTYLPAVNGVQKLLSEAEMGELFKVIGFAKQIDGTLSGFAGGDRSHTL; encoded by the coding sequence ATGAATCAGGCCGCACCAAAACCCCCTAGTTTACCCGTTCCGGAGCCCGTCGCGCTGGAACATTCGCGCCAATTGTCGCGCCACATCGCGTCGGCCATCGCCGCCGCGCACGGCTGGGTGCCGTTCGATCGCTATATGGCGCTGGCGCTCTACGCGCCCGGCCTGGGCTATTACAGCGCCGGCGCGGCCAAGTTCGGCAAGCTGGCCAGCGACGGCAGCGATTTCGTCACCGCGCCGGAGCTCACGCCGCTGTTCGCCCGCACGCTGGCGCGCCAGGCCGCCGAGGTTTTCGAGGCCAGCGGCGCGGCGCACATCCTGGAGTTCGGCGCCGGCTCCGGGCGTCTGGCCGCCGACCTCCTGCTCGAACTCGAGGCGCTCGGCCGGCCCTGCGCCCAATACGCGATCCTGGAATTGTCGGGCGAGCTGCGCGAGCGGCAACGCGCGACGCTGAGCGCCGCCGCGCCGCACCTGGTCGATCGCGTGATCTGGCTGGACGCCCTGCCGGCCGCTTTCAGCGGCCTGATGATCGGCAACGAAGTGCTCGACGCGATGCCGGTACGCCTGCACGTGCGGCGCGATGGGCAATGGCTGGAGCGCGGCGTGACGGTGCGCGACGGCAGCTTCGCTTTCGTCGACCAGGCCGGCGCGACGCCCGCCGCGCTGCGCGATCTGGCGCCGGACGACGGCTATGTGACCGAGAGCCACGAGGCGGCCCAGGCGTTCGTGCGCAGCGTCGCGCCGGTATTGGCGCGCGGCGCGCTGCTGTTGATCGACTATGGCTTTCCGGCACGCGAGTACTACCACCCGCAGCGAGCGCAAGGCACGCTGATGTGCCACTACCGGCACCATGCGCACGACGACCCGTTCTACTACCCGGGCCTGCAGGACATCACCGCGCACGTCGAATTCACCGGCATTGCCGAGGCCGGGATCGAGGCCGGCCTCGAGTTGCTCGGCTTTACCTCGCAGGCGCGCTTTCTGCTCAACGGCGGCCTGCTCGACCTGGTAGGCACGCTCGACGCGACCGACCCGCTGACCTACCTGCCCGCCGTCAACGGCGTGCAGAAGTTGCTCTCGGAAGCGGAAATGGGCGAGCTGTTCAAGGTCATCGGCTTCGCCAAACAGATCGACGGCACGCTCTCCGGTTTCGCCGGCGGCGACCGCTCACATACGCTGTAA
- a CDS encoding DUF2905 domain-containing protein, with the protein MFRWMFTVFVAVTILSSAQPWLSRLGVGRLPGDLRLRWRGKEYVFPFASTVVLSLLGMLLMRFL; encoded by the coding sequence ATGTTCCGCTGGATGTTTACCGTCTTCGTGGCCGTCACGATCCTGTCGTCGGCCCAGCCCTGGCTGAGCCGCCTGGGCGTCGGCCGCCTGCCGGGCGACCTGCGCCTGCGCTGGCGCGGCAAGGAATACGTCTTTCCGTTTGCCTCGACGGTGGTGCTCTCGTTGCTGGGCATGCTGTTGATGCGCTTTCTGTAA
- a CDS encoding MurR/RpiR family transcriptional regulator produces MNYDQLIALLRDKAATLSPQLRRAAMALEAHRDDVALLSMRELARQCELPPATFSRLARTLGFDDFAALRAICVEQVRAQADGFAQRASTLAPGDAATPDEVEPAGDMRRIGQAIATHLDAAFSADHAPSLERAAQVLHGARRVVLLGARSCLALTHFLGYATHLFDDKVIVSYGAGNTMADPLRFVEAGDAVLAVTFDPYTREIIESMAYARARGATLIFLTDSALAPGADAADVVLLAPVAIPSFFHSLAAPLALLDALVLRWFRLAGPAALERLAQTDTQLRQARAYVRAPRRGALSD; encoded by the coding sequence ATGAATTACGACCAGTTGATCGCGCTGCTGCGCGACAAAGCCGCCACGCTGTCGCCCCAGTTGCGCCGCGCCGCGATGGCGCTCGAGGCGCATCGGGACGATGTCGCGCTATTGTCGATGCGCGAACTGGCCAGGCAGTGCGAGCTGCCGCCCGCCACCTTCTCCCGCCTGGCCCGCACGCTGGGCTTCGACGACTTCGCGGCATTGCGCGCGATTTGCGTCGAACAGGTGCGAGCCCAGGCCGACGGCTTTGCGCAGCGCGCCAGCACGCTTGCGCCGGGCGATGCCGCTACACCCGACGAGGTCGAGCCGGCTGGCGACATGCGCCGCATCGGTCAGGCCATCGCCACTCATCTCGATGCGGCATTCTCGGCCGACCATGCGCCGTCGCTCGAGCGGGCCGCCCAGGTGCTGCATGGGGCCCGCCGCGTGGTGCTGCTGGGCGCGCGCAGTTGCCTGGCGCTGACGCACTTCCTGGGCTACGCGACGCATTTGTTCGACGACAAGGTGATCGTGTCGTATGGCGCCGGGAATACGATGGCCGATCCGCTGCGCTTTGTCGAAGCGGGTGACGCAGTGCTGGCCGTGACCTTCGACCCTTACACGCGAGAAATCATCGAGAGCATGGCCTATGCGCGAGCGCGCGGCGCCACGCTGATTTTTCTGACCGACAGCGCCCTGGCGCCCGGTGCCGACGCAGCCGACGTCGTGCTGCTCGCGCCGGTGGCGATTCCATCGTTCTTTCATTCACTGGCCGCGCCGCTGGCATTGCTCGACGCGCTTGTGCTGCGCTGGTTCCGGCTGGCCGGCCCGGCCGCGCTCGAGCGGCTGGCGCAGACCGATACGCAACTGCGGCAGGCGCGCGCCTACGTGCGCGCGCCCCGGCGTGGTGCGCTCAGTGACTGA
- a CDS encoding aspartate aminotransferase family protein, which produces MTHVFHRNPRLPLPTAIGGEGIYLIDSEGKRYLDASGGAAVSCLGHGHARVIAAIQRQAQSLAYAHTSFFTSEPAEALATRLVQSAPAGLNHVYFVSGGSEAIEAALKLARQYFMEIGAPQRQYFIARRQSYHGNTLGALAIGGNAWRREPFLPILVPAHHVSPCYAYRDQLPGETEQQYAQRLADELEAKIVELGAERVAAFVAETVVGATAGAVPPVAQYLQKIRAVCDKYGVLLILDEVMSGMGRTGHLFACNEDGVVPDILAIAKGLGAGYQPIGATLAHDRVYDAIVGGSGFFQHGHTYLGHATACAAALEVQNVIAEEKLLDNVLARGEQLRSQLHGRFAEHPHIGDVRGRGLFVGVELVAERASKAPFDPARRLHARIKREAMRLGMLTYPMGGTIDGVRGDHVLLAPPFICDAAAIEQIVERLALAIDAALTLE; this is translated from the coding sequence ATGACGCATGTATTTCATCGCAACCCGCGCCTGCCGCTGCCGACGGCCATCGGCGGCGAGGGTATCTATCTGATCGACAGCGAGGGCAAGCGCTATCTCGATGCCTCGGGCGGCGCCGCGGTGTCGTGCCTGGGGCACGGCCATGCGCGCGTCATCGCGGCGATCCAGCGCCAGGCACAGTCGCTGGCCTATGCGCACACCTCGTTCTTCACCAGCGAGCCGGCCGAGGCGCTTGCCACGCGCCTGGTACAAAGCGCGCCGGCCGGACTCAATCACGTGTACTTCGTCTCGGGCGGCTCGGAAGCCATCGAAGCCGCGCTGAAGCTGGCGCGCCAGTATTTCATGGAGATCGGCGCGCCGCAACGGCAGTATTTCATCGCGCGGCGCCAGAGCTACCACGGCAATACGCTGGGCGCACTGGCCATCGGCGGCAACGCCTGGCGGCGCGAACCATTCCTGCCGATCCTCGTGCCCGCGCACCATGTATCACCCTGCTACGCTTACCGCGACCAGTTGCCCGGCGAGACCGAGCAGCAGTACGCGCAACGGCTGGCCGACGAGCTGGAAGCGAAGATCGTCGAGCTGGGCGCCGAGCGCGTGGCGGCGTTCGTGGCCGAGACAGTGGTCGGCGCAACGGCCGGCGCGGTCCCGCCCGTGGCGCAATACCTGCAGAAGATTCGGGCCGTGTGCGACAAATACGGCGTGCTGCTGATTCTCGACGAAGTCATGTCGGGCATGGGGCGCACCGGTCATTTGTTCGCCTGCAACGAAGACGGCGTGGTGCCGGACATTCTCGCCATCGCCAAGGGACTCGGCGCCGGCTATCAGCCGATCGGCGCGACGCTCGCGCACGACAGGGTGTATGACGCGATCGTCGGCGGATCGGGTTTTTTCCAGCATGGTCACACCTATCTCGGGCACGCGACCGCTTGCGCGGCCGCGCTTGAAGTGCAGAACGTCATCGCCGAAGAGAAGCTGCTCGATAACGTGCTGGCGCGCGGCGAACAACTGCGCTCGCAATTGCACGGGCGCTTCGCCGAGCATCCGCATATCGGCGACGTGCGCGGACGGGGCCTGTTCGTCGGCGTGGAGCTGGTGGCCGAGCGCGCCAGCAAGGCGCCGTTCGACCCGGCGCGCCGGCTGCATGCCAGGATCAAGCGCGAGGCGATGCGCCTGGGCATGCTGACCTACCCGATGGGCGGCACCATCGACGGCGTGCGCGGCGACCACGTGCTGCTGGCGCCACCGTTCATTTGCGACGCTGCCGCCATCGAACAGATCGTCGAGCGCCTGGCGCTCGCCATCGACGCTGCCTTAACCCTTGAATGA
- a CDS encoding 3-keto-5-aminohexanoate cleavage protein yields MTSTATPPLPERAPIAVASAPNGARKTHADHPALPITPDELAATARACLDAGAAMLHLHVRHADGTHSLEAADYLPAIERVRQAVGQRLVLQVTTEAVGRYTPAQQMAVVRELRPEAVSAALRELVPDAAHESEAAAFFGWLAAEHIVPQYILYDAADVGRYFDLRQRGLIPPGGHWVLFVLGRYSAGQTSSPDDLLPFLHAWHAEAALSAGVRWAVCAFGAREAECALAAALLGGHARLGFENNMLLAQGELAPDNAALIRQFASAAGVLHRPLADAEQLRSWFA; encoded by the coding sequence ATGACCAGCACAGCCACCCCGCCCCTGCCCGAGCGCGCCCCCATCGCCGTGGCCAGCGCCCCCAACGGCGCGCGCAAGACCCACGCCGACCACCCGGCGCTGCCGATCACGCCCGACGAACTCGCGGCCACCGCGCGCGCCTGCCTGGACGCCGGCGCGGCGATGCTGCATCTGCATGTGCGACACGCCGACGGCACCCATAGCCTGGAAGCGGCCGACTATCTGCCAGCCATCGAGCGGGTGCGTCAGGCGGTCGGCCAGCGGCTGGTGCTGCAGGTGACGACCGAGGCGGTCGGCCGTTATACGCCGGCCCAGCAAATGGCCGTGGTGCGGGAACTGCGGCCCGAGGCAGTGTCGGCCGCGCTACGCGAGCTGGTGCCCGATGCCGCGCATGAGAGCGAGGCCGCCGCATTCTTCGGCTGGCTGGCGGCCGAGCACATCGTGCCGCAATACATCCTCTACGACGCGGCCGATGTCGGCCGCTACTTCGATTTGCGCCAGCGCGGCCTGATTCCCCCCGGCGGCCATTGGGTGCTGTTCGTGCTGGGACGCTACAGCGCGGGCCAAACCTCGTCGCCCGACGACCTGCTGCCGTTCCTGCACGCCTGGCACGCCGAGGCCGCGCTCAGCGCCGGCGTGCGCTGGGCGGTTTGCGCGTTTGGCGCGCGCGAGGCCGAATGCGCGCTGGCCGCGGCGCTGCTCGGCGGTCATGCGCGGCTCGGTTTCGAAAACAATATGCTGCTGGCCCAGGGTGAGTTGGCGCCGGATAACGCGGCTCTGATCCGTCAATTCGCCAGCGCCGCCGGCGTGCTGCACCGGCCGCTTGCCGATGCCGAGCAATTGCGCAGCTGGTTCGCCTGA